AGGTGTTGGTCTGATGCAGGCCACCCTCACACGCGCTTTCTCCCCACAGTCCATCCTCAGCTCTCTGGTTGAGTTTTTACTTAGTAATCTCTCCTGCCTGAGTAATGGCTGAGGCAGGGACTACAGGTTGCCAAGCCAACATCCATTCTCCCTTGCTTGCTTACTAACAGAACGCTAGTGTTATTGGGGACAATTGGCTAGACAAAATATACTTCCTGCCCTCGCAAGGGTAGGTAGTTATGGCATGTAAGTGGATGGTGTTGGGACGTACTTGCAGGAAGGATACTTAAAAGGGGGAATTCAGCTGGCAGTACCTTCATCTTTacccttcttccttcctggaaCTTGGACgtgatggctggagctcaggcAGCTATCTTGAGAGCATGCAGGCGAGATTCATCCCCTAAGGATGGGGAACAGAAAGCTAGAAGGAGGCTGGGTCTTTGCTGACATACCAGCCCTGGACTACTTatgttcagcattttttttttaatgagaaaatgaaaCCCCTATCTAGTTGAAGCTACTgctatttgggtttttctgtagatGGAGCCAGAACAACCCATAATGGTTTTACATTTGAGGTTTTTCACATGCATTGTTAGGTAGCATTTCCATTTTAAGTCTGAGAAAATCAAGGGTTAGACGTAATCTGCTAGCCTTTGCTTTGCCAACAGAACTGTCAGATGGCAGTTTCATCTGAACTTTTTGCATCTCTGTACTGTGAGGCTAGCCTCATTGAGGGCCACCTGCCTGCCCATCCCCTGCCACCCCAGGCGCATCCGCGCCCCAGGGCTGAGCCCCATCAGATGCAGCCCCTACTCAGCCCTTGGCTGTTGCTCCAGGTGCTTCTGCTGAAGTTCTGTCCTCCCTCCCCATCAGCattccttctcctcccttcttccccgGGCCAGACGGGCAAGAGGATCCTGCGTGTCTTGGCTTTCTCTGGGCACAGCTGAGAAGGTGTGGGTCGGAGCCCTGGCCGCCCACGTGGGCTGCTTGGGCCTGAAATCCACAGGAAAGGAGGGACTCAAGGGCCCACTCTCCTCACAGTGGCCACACAGAAGGGATTAAGAAGATACTTCTGAAAAGGGACCAGTTCCTTGGGGTAGAAGCCTGTCTGCAGGTCCTTACACAAAAGCAAACTGCACAATGAATGCGTCAAGACCAATGCACATCCTTGCCAAGGAGGAGACTGGCACAAGGTACAGAGCGGCAGGAGCTGGTGCTTCATAAAGTTCAGCTCCAGGAACTACATCTGGACGGCCTCCCTCTCCTGCAGCCCCCAACTGCACGTGATCCAGGCCTGGCTCCGCCCTGAGCCACCCAGCAGCCTTGGCAAGCTCCCTGCCACTCAGCCCCTCCTACCCACATTCTCCAGGGGCGGGTggtggtgcgtgtgtgtgtgcgcacgcgtgtgCGAGTGCACGTGAAAACAAATCTAtgctctcacatttctggaggccagagtcagaaatcaaggtgtcggcaggactGGTTCCTTCTGCAGGCTCTGAAGGAGGGTCTTTTCAGCCTCTCCAGCTTCTGATGGCTGCCAGCGACTGTTGGGGCTCCTTGGCTTATGGATACATCActgcaatctctgcctctgtctccacgTCACCTTCTCCGTGTGTCGGTGTGTCTCGTACCGTGTGTGTCACTGGGTTTAGGGCCACCCAGGTGATCCAGGGAGATCTGATCTCCAGATCGTTAGCTTAATCACGTGTGCAAAAaccccttttccaaataaggtcacatccacaGGTACtggagattaggatgtggacatatttTTGGGGGGGATTGTCATTCACCCCACTACAAGGGCCAGTGCTGACCCCAGATCACAAGGGGAGTGTGAACCTGGCCAGATGGACACACGGATGGAGAGCAGAGGCGCGCCCTTCCGAGAAAACACTTCACTGGTGCTGGAGAGGGGACACTGGGGACTGGGGACCGTCCACCTGTGGGTAGCTTAAGGACCTGATAATCAAAAAAGTACAAGGCAAAGAGGGTTGCTTTAGAAAAGCCCAGGCTGAGATTTTTTAGTGGTTATTTAAGGCCAGGACCGGGTGTGTCTGCAGCTGGGCCCCAGAGCTTCCTTTCCCCACTCCAAATGCagtcagagggcagagagcacgCTGCACcctcagggagggagagagcGGGGCGTCTGCCGCAGAGAGGAGCGCAGGCAGGGCGCCCGCCATGGAAGCCCCTCTGCGTCGCTGTGTGATGAGGCCCAGGCTTGCGCCAGGTGCCGCGGGCGCACCCTTCTGCAGGGCCTCACAGGTGAGGGCCCACAAGGCGGCGTCTGTGTCACTCGTCATGGGGGAGTGTGTGCCCCGGAGGCCACCAGACCCGAGGTGAGGCGCGGGGGCTGGCGGTGACGCCGGAAAGCCCAAAGCTGCCGCTTGGCTGCCAGGAGTGAAGGGGGTAGAGCTGGGTCTGGGATCCACAGCCGCATCCCATCCCCCGCCTTCTCTGCACAGCGTGCACCGAGGAAACAGCGTCCAGGTGAGGCGAATAAAGCGGGGCGGTCTGTTGccatgtgcttttaaaaaatattcaagtttAATAATTTATGCTTTACCAGTAAGACACACGTTTCTACTTTTCTGTAAAAGGCGTTAGTGGAACAGTCCTGAGTATGCCGACCCGAAGCTGACCCAACGCTGCCTGGGCCTCACCTGCCCGCAGCTTTGCCCGGTGCCCTCCAAAGCCCCGACCAGCCCGCGTGCCAGGCCCACCCCGTGCCCTGCTTCGTGACCGGTGGCTTCGGCCGTGGGGTCTGGGCCGTCCTCCCGCCGAGGGAAGGGGGACGGATAGTTATTCTGCGCGGAGTAAATGGTCCCACGAGGAGCACGGCTGTCTACTCCTGACCCAGCCGCAGCCCCACTCTCAAAATCGGGCCCTCCCTTCAATACGGTGAATACCACGGTGAGAACCTTCCGCGCCCCCTGCCCGGAGAGAGACCGGGGGGCGAGCGGCTTCCAGGGCTCCGCCCACCGGACCCAGCCAGGTCCAACAGAGCCCCGCCCACCGGGCCCCGCTCCAATAGGATTCCGccctcccagggcccagcccaccGGTTCCACCCCCGTGGTCTGAAACGGGCCCCGCCCTGGAAGTTGCTGTGAGGGAAGGGTCCCCCCCTGGCGCCTGGGTGTCCCCGAAGGCCCCCGCGGTCCGTGGAGCTGATCCCTGGTAAATTGGTTCTTTTGGGCAGCACCTGGAATCAAAGGCCGAGTCCGCCTGAGACCTCTGTTCTcacaccctcctccccagcccagggccgAGACCAGGGCTAAAGctacctccaggaagccttcctgggttTCCCTGCTGAAGGCTCACAGGCAGGTGAACACAGGCCCCAGCACCCACCAGGCCCCTGAGGCATCAGATCTTAACCTGTTCCCAGCCCCTGTCAAGCCAACATCTACCCCTGCAGGGGGGGTCAGGAAGGAAGCCTCCCCAGGGCTACACCCAGGCCAAACCCACTGGGGTCTGAGGTACCCCGACACCACCCAGCGGATGTGCGCAAACACCGGACACTGGAGAAGGGTCAGGCTGGGGCAGCTGCGTGTCCTCGGGCAGGTGCCTCAGCCTCTCCGTGCCTGCTTTTCCTGTCCCCTCGGAGATTAATGGGTTAACGTAGAGAAGCTCAGAGCAgagccctgcccccccccccgcccccgcagtgACTGGTGGGGGACACACACCTTGATGACCCGGCCTCGGAAGACGCTCTTGTCCAGCTCCACAGCGGCCTGGGCCGAGCTCTCGGTGGCAAACTCTATGTATGCATAgctggggcagggcgggggcagGTGAGGGCCACGCTCACCCACGCAGAGCTGTGCCCGCCCCCCGGGCACCCGGCCCCTCCCCGAAGCCCCAACTGACCCCTTGGGGTGTCCGGAGAACTTGTCGCACAGGATGGTGACCCGCTGGATCTCCCCGCAGTGGTTGAAATAGGCCTCCAGCTCCTGGGCTGTGCCCCCGTAGTCCACCTGACAGGCATGGACCCTGGTGGGGGGCCTTCTGCAGGGGCCTCCGCCTCCCAGGGTCTCCTGCAGCACGTTTTCTTGGTAGAGAGGGGTTGATTGGGCCCCAGGGTGAGGGTGGTAGCCTAGACCTCTACCCCCAACCCCTGCCGGGGGAGTGGACTGACTATCCAGAGGACGCTCCCCAGGTTGACTGGCCTGTGCAAAGGGCGCCTGGCTTTTTCAAGTGGGACTCGTTGCCAATAATCTGCCCACTGGGAGATCTCACGTGGAAATCCCGAATCCCAGCCCACAGTGGGAAATCAGGCCTGACCACAGAGGGTCCACGCTCCCTCATGGGGACAGCCCCCTCGTCAGAGCCcccctcctgcttctcccttcCGGGCCTATGTGGCTTTTGAGTTTGCTACCCATACTGTCtcttcctttaatcctcacagccagGAGGCGGCTGCAGACCCGGTGCTGCTGGGTCGACCCcatcccgcccccctccccccactcacgTTGCCCACGTAGACGGATCTGTGATCGGCCTCCACCGCCTCCGTGGGGCTGTCTGTGGAGAGAGGGGTTTCAGGACCAGGGGGCTTGCCCTGGGCAGGGGGCTCCCGGCAGCTGCTAAGGGCAGGCACCTCACGTTGGTGGCTCAGTCCTCGCTCCTCGGGGAAGAGGGGCACCTGGGTTCTTGGGGAAGAGTACCCCTTGGGGCCTATCTAGAAGGACCCACTGCCAGGCCAGACCTCGTGGAAACCCTGGCCTTTCCCCGGGAGCCCACACTTTTCCTGCAGCAGCTCGCAGCTCATCCCCACTTACCCTCGCGCCCGAGGACTTGGGGGCCACGGCCCAGGGAAGGGGTCGGCCCGGCCCGCTGGTTCCTACCTGTCTCGGGGCTCAGCAGCTGCCCGGCCAGCAGGGCCGTGGCgtcttcctcttccccctctgGGCCCTGCTCCCCGGGCGGCTTCGGTCGCTGGGCCTGCTCCATGGCCCACAGCTTCAGTTTGATGGCTTCCAGCTCCTGCCAGCACACGGCCCAGGCTGAGCCCGGAGGCGGGAcagcccccaggctcccctggagggagggcagaggggaagggggccTGACCCTGCCTGTTCTCAGGGTCATGCTGGGGGCTCCCcggggtggggaaagggaaggccACACGGACTCGGGCCTGGAGAGAAGCCCCTGTAatccacccccaacacacaaaGTCCCCTTCAGGGCAGAGAGGCCACCCTGCCCTTTCCAGCCTGTGCACAGGTGGGCGTCCCTACACCCTCTTCCAGGCATGGGGACAGTGGCCCTCTTGGCCCTCTCACCCCTGGGGTCAGAGCTGCAGCCGtctgtccccctgcccccatgcACGGGGTTCCCCAGGTTCCCGAGATCCCAGCCGGCCTCCACCAGGTGCTCCGCGCCGCTGTTACCTGGTCAGGTAACGGGCACTCGGCCAGGTGCCCCCTCTCCAGGAGAGGCAGCAGGAAGCCTGCGTCTTCCTCGTGCTCTTCCGCTTCCcccgtctcctcctcctccctgtccccagcccccGGGCCCAGAGGGGTCTTCTCGGCCCGGCTCCAggccccccagccctgggcctcGGGGTCTGAGGAAGCCCTGCTGAGCCAGGCCTCAGTGGGGGGCGGGAAGAGAGCTCGGCTGAGGAAGGGCCACATGGCGGATGGGGCAGGAGGTGGCAGGCAGAGCCTCCGCGCTCGCCTCCGCGCTCGCCTCCGCGCTGCCGGCACCTGCCTGCACCCTCCCGGGCTTTAAGCCCTCCCCCAGGCCAGGTGTTCCCACTAGAGGCTTCAGAGGCCTCCCGGCTGGGGCCGAGCCTCCATCCTGGCTTCTGGGCCCTGAGGGGTCAGAAGCCGGATCCCCGCCCTGGTGCCCTTCTTCCTCACTGGCCGGCCCCTCTGGGACACTCCAGGTGGAGAGGGTGCAGCTGAGGCAGAGCCGGGAGGGCCTCCTGGCGACAGCTCGGCCTCACCCGCCACGATGCAGGAGCCAGGAAGCTAAGGGGTCGCAggtccccccacctccctgtgtCACGCCTCCAGTGGCCGGCCACAGTTAGGATGACGCAGACGTGAGCAAGTTACCCGAGTGTgcagagcagggagggggcaCAGGGGGTCAGAGCAGACTTCCTGGAAGGGGTGGCATTTGAGCCGGCCTTCAAGGAGGGTCAGGCAGAGCCGAGGCGAGGGTGGCCTGGGCGGAGGGAACAACTTGAACAaaggtctgggggtggggggtagggagggtgCCACGAGGTCAGCGGCTTCTCGGGCCAGGCCAGGGCAGGGTCCTGGGCCAGAAGGAGAGACGTCCCGTCCCTCCTCCTGACCCCTCCTGGATTCCCTGcggtccctcccctccccaccccaattcTGGGCCAGCTCTTAGGTGGGAACCACTTAATGAAGCTGGATCCCTGCCCGGGCCGCAGGGCACGATGGTGAATTCTGTGCAGATCAGGCCTGGATACTGGGGGCCTGAAGGCAGTTTGTCAAGTCCCGCCcagttcctctctctccctgagGGCAGCTGCAGGCCTGTGTCCCTGGGTGCCCTGGTATCCTCCGTCCGTCCTCCCTAGCAGCTGCTCTGGCCTCTTCTCGCCCTGGCGTCGTCTTGGGGGAGCTCCTGCCATTCCTTTTCCATCCTCCTGACGTGTTTATGGGGGGCCCCTCTGGGCGCGTTTGCCCACCCAGCCCACATCCCACTCTCCAGACCACTGCTGGTAGGGCCTCTTCCCTGGGAATGTggagttgggggaagggagagttGCAGCCTGTGAACGAACCCCGGGGCCGTGGATGGGGGGACGAGGCGTGCGCCCTGGAAGGAAGTGGGGGACGCCGTGACTGCCTTTCTCCTCCCGGCTCTGTTCTCACCTCTGTGGAGGCTGAACCCCACCCCGGGCCCTGCAGGGAAAGGAGCCGGCCTGAGTTGGCTGTGAGCCTGCAGGCCTGGCCTCCCAGCTCCCGGCCCTCCTTGCCTGCAACACCCCCTTTTCCCCAGGCTGCACACAGTTTCATGCACTTGCATGTGTGAGGCTCCAGGGGGCACTATTCTCACTGTGCTGctgcttccaggaagccttcccgaTTGCTCCATCTCCCTCTTGTGGCCACGGCGCCCGGGCCTCGCCCTCTGTCTGACCTGTGTAAGTTACACGTCCccaggtccccccccccccccccgccggccAGAGTGCCTCAAGGGCAGCACTGAGGACAGGGCCCCAGCCCAAGGCTGGCTGGATGAGGACAGAAGTACAGCTGCCACAGGTCTTTCTCCCACGGTTCGGGGCAGTCAGGCCCCCTCTCCTGTGGGCTGAGACCCCATGGAAGGCCCCTGGCCCAGGCCCTTCCCTCTACCTCCAGGTGGGAGGCGGGACACCAGGGTGGCTGCGTCCAAGCCAAGGGCCGGCTGGACTCGGGACTGGCCTGGTCAGCCTCCCTCTGAGCTCAGACCTCTGCAATGGAAAATCGCCGTCATCCCCTCTGTGCCGGGACTGCTGACACACCAGGCCCGGCTGGGGCTCCGGCCAGCTGCCTGGCGTGCAGACAGGCTTGCCCCCATGCTGGCCTTTCCAGTGACGCCTTTCAAAATACACCATGTTCCAGGCTGGGCCCGAGTATTAATAACACCCCTTTCCTCCCAGGGGCCGCCCGTGAGCCCAGAGCCCTAGCCCTGCACACCCGCTGGGGGCGGGACCTGCCCTGTGAGCCGGGACACCACGTCTGGGACACCCTGGCTCCTCAGGGCCAAGGTGTCCACCCTCAGGGTCTTGTGGGAGGTGCCCACATGGCCACAGGCAGGGGGGGGCTCGGGCCCTTGAAGCCACGAGTGTGTCATCTGGGGTCCGAGGTCATCCCGACCACCTCGAGGACACAACCTTTGAGAGTTCACCCCACTTGGCCGGAACTCAGGAGGCAGAGGTCATCTGCCACGTCCCGCTCACGCCCCGACCCTGCACCACACGTTCGTCCACCCCCGTGGCGCAGGGTCTTGTCCCTCTTGCCTGGCACCGAGAAAGCCCCCCAACACAAATCTGGTGAATCAATGTGTGAAACGGGATTAGGCGGAGTCGCCGGGGACCCAAGGAGAGGCGGAGCCCGTGACGGTGAACGGCGGCTTTATTCCACAACACAGAACCCACGCGGCCGCGAACAGAGAGatggggggacaggggagggcGGCCACCAGGACCCTGCCCGGCACCGAGGAATATGACCCAGCACTCTCGGTCCAACCCCTTTgggggaattaaaaaataaaatcacataaaaagaaGTGGACAGGCAATCCATTGCCCACAAGGCTGCGTGTAGCCGGGCCCCAGCTCCCGCTGCCCGAGCCCCTCGGCCCGGAGGCTGGCCTGGCTAGGCCCCGCCTTGTCCTTCATTCTAACGTTTAAAGCCAGGCTCCCCTTGAGTCCCGATGTCGAGTTACTGCTGTAAGGGGTCTCTGGGGAGGCACTCCAGGGTCCGGCTGAATTGAAGCAAAAGCAACAGGAAGCGGGAAGATTCCAGAGTTTTCTGGAACGCCGGGGACTGTGCAGGTTGCTGCCCGGACAGCCGGCATCCAGGCTCCTtgcatcctcctcttcctcctctcctgccaGCAGGAGGTGATCCCGCGGGGGGCGCTGGAAGAACCCCATAGGGCGCGGGAGCCCGCAGGCAGGTGTGGGGCTGAGGGGCCCAgggagagctggggctggggagagtgTGCTGGGCCTctagggccacagggacacccaccCCACCAACCTGGCCAGGGGCTCTTTCTACAGCTCTCCAGCTCTGAGGGGTAATTTCCAGCATCTGGGACCCCTGGATGGAAGACGGGCATAGGCGTGAGGCAGAGCCAAGCACGAGCACCTGGGAGCAGGGGCTCCAGGAGCACTGGTGTCTTAGGGAGGCCAGCACGGGGCTCTGTCGTGCCCCTCCCTTCCTGGGGACACCTTCTCCAGGCAGTGACCCCTGGTGACAAGGAGACGAGTGGCTGGCGCCACCCCGCAATGTCTGGGACTTGCCAGGGAATGTGCTCTCCCCGACTGGTGGTCCCGGTCACAGGGCCCCTGAGCAGCTGTGCGGGCCACCACCAGCGTCTCTCCTGGCCCACGGCCACCACACTTGCTAGGCGGGCCCAGACTGGCCAGAGCTGTTGCTAGGACATTGGTCCAATCTGCCCACGTCTGCAGCAGAACCTTATCTGTCCCCGGAGCAGGCCTGGACCAATGGGAGGGGCACTGGGAGGGGGTGGCCGAGGCCACAGGGGACCCAAAGCACCCCCACGGCTTTGGATCCCTGAGGGAGTTGGTGACGCTACACTGGGTTCTGGCTGGGGATGGACTGAGGCGTGGTCGTGTGGGTTAGATGGGAGACACATGCGTGGTGTGCAGACGGGTGGATGGTGAAAGGATGAACGGGGGACCAAATGATAGCTGGGATAGAGTAATGgacggatgggtggatggacagatggatggagagatggacagatggatgggtggatggatagatagacagatggatgggtggatggatgaacggCCAGAGAGATGACAGGATTGGTCAGAAGGGTGAACTGATAAAAGAATCAATAAGTACTTGTGGGTAGGCTGAAGGGATGGGCAGAATCATGGCCAAACACGCTACAGTGAGCTGGGACGGGCAAAGTGGGTGGTGCCAGGGACTGGACTTTGGTGTCATTTTGAGGATGTATTTGGAAAAACTGGCAAATAGGAGGAAGTTAGGGCCTGTCCTGATCCCTCTCCACAGTGTCACTGGGATGAAACCAGAAGCAACGCCCCCTCCCACCTGTGTCCCTCCACCACTGGACCTCTTGGGCCCTGATGAGCGACCCCACAGGGCGGCCCCTTCCCGGGAGGCCGGCTCCTCTTGTACTACGGCCCTTACTCTCCTGGCCCCAAGGCTTTCTCCAGCTCTCCTCTCTTCCCCGGTAGCACCCAAGGCTTTCCTTTGGTCCTGGGGATGGGAGCCCTCGTGATTCAGACGGGGTCTGGGGTGTGCCAGCCTTCCACATGGGGAATGGTAGGCACTGGTCTTTGCCAACAGAACACCCCCAGACACCACCACCTGCCGACAATGACACGTCCTAAGAGAAAGGCCAGAGACAGGAGGGGGTGGGAAAGGTCGAAGGGTCCCATGTCAGGGGGCTTTCCACCGGGGGTGAGGGGGCCCAGGCGCCAGCATCCGCTGTCCCAGCCTGTGAATCCTTCCTGACTCGGCCCTGTGGGCCGGGAGCTCCGGCCGCCGCCCGCCTCACTCTGCCCTCCCGCTGGCGCTTCGGCCTCAGAACGGGGTAATGCTGCTGTTTCGGTTTGacttgggggggagggagggtctgcGAGCAGCCACATCTCACAGAGCTTTGGGCTCACCAGCGTGTCCGATCTCAGCCCCTGGGGAGGAGACCCTCACGCGCACATCGACGGCCCATAAGCTCAGGAGGTAGCAGGGCAGGCCAGCCTCTGAACTGGACCCCTTTTGTCCAGACGCCCTCTTTGCATAAGAAAGGCAGGGGGAACACAGACCACCAGCCAACTCCAGCTCCGGCTGCCCCCCTACTGCCTGACCAGAGCTACTCATTGGGAGTTTGCCTTCTCTGTGAGCTCTCTGGCCAAACAGGGCCTGCGCACAGTGACCAACAGACATGCCGGCTCCCAAAGCAGGGAAGGGGCCCTGGACGGAAGGAGCCGCCTGCTTCGTGTGACCCAGCCCACACCCGGCATCCGCTGACTCGGCGCCCAAGGGGACACCCCTCCCACCCGccctgggcctcagcctcctcGCTGCCAGCCGCTCAGCCCACCTGGCTGCCACCCTCTGACCCTGCGGACGCTCTCTGCCGGCAGGGGCTACGTCTGTCGGCCTCTGGCCGGCCCCTCGTGCCAGGCTTCTGCAGCCCCGGCCAGCGGCAGGTCTTGGTATATGAGATACAGGTATGGGGGCCACACAGGGAAGATGGCCTTTCCTAGCTGGCTTGAGGGACCTCTTCCCAGCAGCTGGGGTGGGACGGGCCGTCCCCACCTCGGACCCTCAGCCTGTGGTCCGGCCCTGCGGGCTTGTCTGGCCCGATGCCATCAGCTGGCCAGCCCTGGCGCGCCTGCCTGTCCTCAAAGGGGACCCTGCGAGCGGAAGAGGAACAGAGGCTGGCAAAGCACACCCGCGGGGCTGCAGGTGGCGGGCTCCTCCCAGCCAGGACTCACCCCGCAGTCCTGACCTCAGGGCCTCAGACCTCCGCACCCACACCCCAGCGCGCCCAGGGCGCCACCCTCCACCAGCACAACCTCGTGGGAACGGAGTCCGAGGGGAGAGGCGGGGCTATGTCACAGCACGTGCACAACTGCCCTTCTGACAGGTTCAAGTCTTGCGAGAGAGAAAGCAGACTGGAAACATGACGGGTGGGCGCCCGCCGCCTCACGAGAGCCCGAATCCCACCCGGCCCCTGGTCTTCTGAAACCCACAGAAGTGAGCCTCCGAGAGGCGGGCAGCCCTGCGGCCCCAGGCAGCCCGGGAGCTTTCTGGAGGGTGAGACAGGTCTAGCTCGACGGTCAGAGTTAGGGCTCCTGCCAGGTGGGGCTC
Above is a window of Balaenoptera ricei isolate mBalRic1 chromosome 19, mBalRic1.hap2, whole genome shotgun sequence DNA encoding:
- the PABPN1L gene encoding embryonic polyadenylate-binding protein 2 isoform X1, translating into MWPFLSRALFPPPTEAWLSRASSDPEAQGWGAWSRAEKTPLGPGAGDREEEETGEAEEHEEDAGFLLPLLERGHLAECPLPDQELEAIKLKLWAMEQAQRPKPPGEQGPEGEEEDATALLAGQLLSPETDSPTEAVEADHRSVYVGNVDYGGTAQELEAYFNHCGEIQRVTILCDKFSGHPKGYAYIEFATESSAQAAVELDKSVFRGRVIKVLPKRTNLPGISSTDRGGLRGHPGARGGPFPHSNFQGGARFRPRGWNRGRGRFSPWYSPY
- the PABPN1L gene encoding embryonic polyadenylate-binding protein 2 isoform X2 produces the protein MWPFLSRALFPPPTEAWLSRASSDPEAQGWGAWSRAEKTPLGPGAGDREEEETGEAEEHEEDAGFLLPLLERGHLAECPLPDQELEAIKLKLWAMEQAQRPKPPGEQGPEGEEEDATALLAGQLLSPETDSPTEAVEADHRSVYVGNVDYGGTAQELEAYFNHCGEIQRVTILCDKFSGHPKGCCPKEPIYQGSAPRTAGAFGDTQAPGGDPSLTATSRAGPVSDHGGGTGGAEGSHRGIHRIEGRARF